DNA from Gottschalkia purinilytica:
TGTTTTAATTCACATATTTAGCTTATACACAAAGGTTATAATTAATATATAATATTTGGTATAAAGAAATTTGAGTATTTAATTTAGAACGAAAATAATTAAAGATTAACTTAAATATAATTTACATTTTAGATATTAATATATTTAAAGTATTAATACGAAGAAGGAGTGGTTAGATATGGCTATTAGAAAAATTTTAGAGATAGATGAAGAAAAATGTGATGGTTGTGGACTTTGTATTCCAAAATGTGAAGAGGGAGCTATAAGAATAGTAAATGGTAAAGCAAAGCTTATAGCAGATAATCTTTGCGATGGTCTTGGAAACTGTTTAGGACATTGTCCTAAAGATGCTATAAAGCTAATAGAAAGAGATGCTGATGAATTTGATGAAAAGGCAGTTGAAGATCATCTAAATAATATGAAAGCTTCTAAGAGTAATCATAATATAGGTGGCGGATGTCCAGGAACTAGAACTATGGTTTTAAATAGACAATCAAATAGTGATGAAAGTCATCAATCAATATCATCAGGGGACATAGAAATAAAGATCAAACCACAATTAACTCAGTGGCCAGTACAATTAAAACTAGTTTCAGAGCTTGCTCCTTTTCTAGATGGTAGGGAGTTACTGATTGCGGCAGATTGTGTACCTTTTGCTTACCCTAACTTTCATTTAGATTTATTAAAAAACAAATCAGTAGTAGTAGGATGCCCAAAACTTGATGATATAAAATTTTATATTGAAAAGCTTACTAATATGATTAAGTTAAATGACATAAAAGGAATAACTGTAGCACATATGGAAGTACCATGTTGTACTGGAATAGTTATGGCAGCAGAAGAGGCAGTAAGATTATCAGGTAAAAATTTAGAAGTAAAAAAAGTTAGGATAACTATAAATGGAGAAAAACAAGAACACTAATAGAAGATTTTATATTTTATTTTTATAATTATAAAAACATTGTTAATATCAATTAGGTTTAATGATATTGACAGTGTTTTTTTATTATATCTAGCTTAATAATTTATGGATATGATTTTAAAGAATTAGTATTAATACTAATTTAACATAATTTCTTTCCTTGATAAATTATGTTTAAATAAAAGAAGACTATAGACCTTTATATAAATCTATCTTACAATATAAAGAGATAAATTTATTAAAAAGTTACTTATTTTTAATATTATATTGAATATCTTATATATAATTTGCTTGAATAGACAACCACCTATAAAAATTAAAAAAATATTAAGATAAATTTAATAAAATTGTTAAACTTATAGGATATAATTAAAGTTAGAATAAATTTAATAGAAATATTAAAGATATAGTTTATAATATAAATTGAGGTAACTTTAAAAAGATAATTTAAAATAATGTGTATTTTAAATGTAACAGGAGGATATTTTATGGACCAATTTCAACCAATGATGGCCAATAAAGGAAAAGAACTAAGTATTGAGTTAAGTGAAAGAAAATTTGTTCGTATCCCTGTAAAAACTCACTTAATTACTAAAGATGATAATATTGTAGATGTAGTTTGTAAATATGTAAAAGACAAAATAGAAAATGACGATATAGTATTTGTAACAGAGAAGATTATTGCTATTACTCAAGGGAGAGCTATTCCTTTAAAAGATATTAAGCCAAGCTCTTTAGCTGTATTTTTATCTAAATTTGTTACGAAAACTCCTGCAGGGATAGGCTTAGGAATGCCTGAAACTATGGAGATGGCTTTAAGAGAATGTGGTGTATTAAGAATTTTATTTGCGTCTATTATAGGAGCTATTACTAAGGTGCTTTTTAGAAGAAGAGGAGACTTTTATCGTATAGCTGGATACAAAGCTCGTTCAATTGATGGACCTACGGAAGGAACTATTCCTCCTTATGATACTCATGTAGTTTTGGGACCTAAAAATCCTGATCAAGTAGCTAAAACTTTAAGTGAGTCTTTAGGCAATGTAAAAGTAGCTGTAGTAGATATAAATGATATTGGAGGAAATATTTTAGGTGTATCTCATGATAGTATAGATACTGAAGAATTGATTAAAATTTTAAAGGACAATCCTTTAGGTCAAGGGGGAGAACAGACTCCTATGGGAATAATAAGAGAATTAAAATAATATATTAATTAGATAAGAAAAGACTACCTGCATAGGTAGTTTTTTGTTACATAGAGAGATCCATAAGCGAGGCTTATGGATATTTATTTTAATTGAAACTATTATATTAATTACTATTAAGTAATAAAATTATACTTTAAAAAGGAGTTTTTTTACAATATGACAGTATTCTACTTTATTTCTAATTGCCAAAGGTAAGAATAATATGATACAATGGGAACAACTATTAGTAGTAGGTACTAAAATCATACAACAAACTATCCTAGGAGGAATAGATGGTGGATATAAAAGATATAAAAGATTTAATATTAACAATTGATAAGACCAAAATAGATAAAGTTGATATAGAAAATGGAAATTTTAAAATAAGTATTTCAAAAAATAGTGAAGTTTCAGAAACTAAGAATACTAAGGTATATAGTCAATCACATGTTATAAAAGATGAAATACAAGATATAGAGGATAAAGATGAAGTTATAGAAGTAAAAGATTTAAATGTAGAAGATGATGAAAGAGC
Protein-coding regions in this window:
- a CDS encoding ATP-binding protein is translated as MAIRKILEIDEEKCDGCGLCIPKCEEGAIRIVNGKAKLIADNLCDGLGNCLGHCPKDAIKLIERDADEFDEKAVEDHLNNMKASKSNHNIGGGCPGTRTMVLNRQSNSDESHQSISSGDIEIKIKPQLTQWPVQLKLVSELAPFLDGRELLIAADCVPFAYPNFHLDLLKNKSVVVGCPKLDDIKFYIEKLTNMIKLNDIKGITVAHMEVPCCTGIVMAAEEAVRLSGKNLEVKKVRITINGEKQEH
- a CDS encoding coenzyme F420-0:L-glutamate ligase → MDQFQPMMANKGKELSIELSERKFVRIPVKTHLITKDDNIVDVVCKYVKDKIENDDIVFVTEKIIAITQGRAIPLKDIKPSSLAVFLSKFVTKTPAGIGLGMPETMEMALRECGVLRILFASIIGAITKVLFRRRGDFYRIAGYKARSIDGPTEGTIPPYDTHVVLGPKNPDQVAKTLSESLGNVKVAVVDINDIGGNILGVSHDSIDTEELIKILKDNPLGQGGEQTPMGIIRELK